A genome region from Candidatus Alcyoniella australis includes the following:
- a CDS encoding glycosyltransferase family 39 protein, producing MIRLSMLGDLGAPAILRGFALVALVLLGSAGIGRFLRKRMIAKAIPAQNSIDIALGLGLWGLICQFYGLFVGVGRSSALVLLIVLAALGAPSLGRALRWVVRANKSRGPLLGALASGPLFDRLLGLSILIVSSWTVLAALTPEIEPDALAYHLQLPRLWHEQGRIFLPYDLYMAGYPLLAETLFWPLWSLGAPLAAKWLHLAAGLVVVMGVIDFSAALHGRRAGLLAGLLLVSVPGWIWSSTTANVDLMLCLFVWAAVVLVLLRELECGRGVLLLAGICAGLALNVKVTAVIFVAPLFVLAAGLSLRRSRLNYGKRKILIALFDLALAALPAVALFMLWPLKNWLLGVPALYPAAIDPWRAGCTVLRIAQHPWCAAGPNCELWCEDAALVTFIKVQLLNLFGMGKDAAGFALLPWNLTLHPEKFGGVPLGLAWLPLWALVLGLRKPDVGSVSLLFASALGFVAWSLGSQQSRLLLPLLPLCATPLVLPLAQPALLRMGKGSAKLISTIFSALLVAAAVAGLPAIYPLLYGDPLFKTQSALTVFERRAPLELLVSHAHNDALSLLLSAEQVVAADEAVLTSGVEEYLYTDLELISPSHSPRAFGVEYELRNGSCDRAQELLQLHRLRYAISRNDEAAERFGRCAVEFKPLLQTRHSGYSLFELNPGGQ from the coding sequence ATGATCAGACTGTCAATGTTGGGCGATCTGGGTGCGCCGGCGATTTTGCGCGGGTTCGCCCTGGTGGCGCTGGTGCTGCTGGGCAGCGCCGGGATCGGACGTTTTCTGCGCAAGCGCATGATTGCAAAGGCGATCCCCGCGCAGAACAGTATCGACATCGCCCTTGGCCTGGGCCTGTGGGGCCTAATCTGCCAGTTCTATGGACTATTTGTGGGCGTGGGCCGCAGCTCGGCGCTGGTGCTGCTGATCGTGCTCGCCGCGTTGGGTGCACCGAGCCTGGGACGTGCTTTGCGTTGGGTGGTGCGCGCCAATAAATCGCGCGGCCCGCTGCTCGGCGCGTTGGCAAGCGGCCCGCTTTTCGATCGGCTGTTGGGTCTGAGTATTTTGATCGTCAGCAGCTGGACCGTGCTCGCGGCGCTGACCCCGGAGATCGAGCCCGACGCACTGGCCTACCACCTGCAACTTCCACGGCTGTGGCACGAGCAGGGGCGGATTTTCCTGCCCTACGATTTATACATGGCGGGCTATCCGCTGTTGGCCGAGACGCTGTTCTGGCCGTTGTGGTCGTTGGGCGCGCCGCTGGCCGCCAAGTGGCTGCATCTGGCCGCGGGCCTGGTCGTGGTCATGGGCGTGATCGATTTCAGCGCGGCGTTGCACGGCCGTCGCGCCGGGCTGCTCGCCGGGCTACTGCTGGTCTCGGTCCCGGGCTGGATCTGGTCGAGCACCACGGCCAACGTCGATCTGATGCTATGCCTGTTCGTCTGGGCCGCGGTGGTGCTGGTGCTGCTGCGCGAGCTGGAGTGCGGTCGCGGCGTGCTGCTGCTCGCCGGGATCTGCGCCGGACTGGCGCTGAACGTCAAGGTCACGGCCGTGATCTTTGTCGCCCCGCTGTTCGTACTGGCCGCCGGGCTGTCCCTGCGGCGCTCCCGGCTGAATTACGGCAAGCGCAAGATTTTGATCGCGCTGTTCGACCTGGCGCTGGCGGCGCTGCCGGCCGTTGCACTGTTCATGCTTTGGCCGCTGAAGAATTGGTTGCTGGGCGTGCCCGCGCTCTATCCCGCGGCGATCGACCCCTGGCGCGCGGGCTGCACGGTGCTTCGCATTGCCCAGCATCCCTGGTGCGCAGCCGGGCCCAATTGCGAGCTGTGGTGCGAGGACGCGGCCCTGGTGACCTTCATCAAGGTCCAGCTGCTCAACCTGTTTGGCATGGGCAAGGACGCCGCCGGGTTCGCCTTGCTGCCCTGGAACCTGACGTTGCACCCGGAGAAGTTCGGCGGCGTGCCCCTGGGATTGGCCTGGCTGCCGCTGTGGGCCCTGGTGCTGGGCCTGCGCAAGCCCGACGTGGGCAGCGTTAGTTTGTTGTTTGCAAGCGCCCTGGGCTTTGTTGCCTGGTCGCTGGGCAGCCAGCAGTCGCGCCTGCTGCTGCCGTTGCTGCCGCTGTGCGCCACGCCCCTGGTGCTGCCCCTGGCGCAGCCTGCACTCCTGCGCATGGGCAAAGGCAGCGCAAAGCTGATCAGCACAATTTTCAGCGCGCTGCTGGTGGCCGCGGCCGTGGCCGGGCTGCCCGCGATCTATCCGCTGTTGTATGGTGATCCGCTGTTCAAGACCCAATCGGCATTGACCGTGTTCGAGCGCCGCGCACCGCTGGAGCTGCTCGTTTCGCATGCGCATAACGACGCGCTGAGCCTGCTGCTATCCGCCGAGCAGGTCGTGGCCGCGGACGAGGCCGTGCTCACCAGCGGGGTCGAGGAGTACCTCTACACTGACCTGGAGCTGATCTCGCCGTCCCACTCCCCGCGCGCATTTGGGGTGGAGTACGAGCTGCGCAACGGGTCGTGCGATCGCGCCCAAGAGCTGTTGCAACTCCACCGGCTGCGCTACGCGATAAGCAGAAACGATGAGGCGGCCGAGCGCTTTGGCCGCTGCGCCGTCGAATTTAAGCCGCTACTGCAAACCCGCCACAGCGGCTATTCGCTGTTTGAATTAAACCCAGGCGGGCAATGA
- the coaE gene encoding dephospho-CoA kinase (Dephospho-CoA kinase (CoaE) performs the final step in coenzyme A biosynthesis.): MKIYGLTGGIASGKSTAAKVFAKLGATVIDADQVARDVMAKGQSAFDRVVAEFGSGIVGPDGEIDRRRLREQIFTDPDSKAKLDEISHPLIIGSIVGRVRDHFEHSTEPVIVEAALLIETEHPFPLSGLIVVYCTQRKQIQRLIQRDGVDEQQAQAALDSQMPMKEKLDYADFAIRNNGSLEALQRQVERLWQTLKSQH, encoded by the coding sequence ATGAAAATCTACGGATTGACCGGAGGCATCGCCTCGGGAAAAAGCACTGCGGCCAAGGTCTTTGCCAAGCTCGGCGCCACGGTGATCGATGCCGACCAGGTGGCGCGCGACGTGATGGCCAAGGGGCAGTCGGCCTTTGATCGGGTCGTGGCCGAGTTCGGCAGCGGAATTGTCGGCCCGGACGGCGAGATCGACCGCCGGCGGCTGCGCGAGCAGATCTTCACCGACCCCGACTCCAAGGCCAAGCTCGACGAGATCTCCCATCCGCTGATTATCGGCAGCATCGTCGGCCGCGTGCGCGACCATTTCGAGCACAGCACCGAGCCGGTGATTGTCGAGGCGGCGCTGCTGATCGAGACCGAGCATCCGTTTCCGCTTAGCGGCTTGATCGTGGTCTATTGCACGCAGCGCAAACAGATCCAGCGACTGATCCAGCGCGACGGTGTGGACGAGCAGCAAGCTCAAGCAGCCCTGGATTCGCAGATGCCGATGAAGGAGAAGCTGGACTACGCCGACTTCGCGATTCGCAACAACGGCAGCCTCGAAGCGTTGCAGCGCCAGGTCGAGCGGCTCTGGCAGACCCTCAAATCACAGCATTGA
- a CDS encoding PHP-associated domain-containing protein: MDIDLHLHTTFSDCSSLSYETVCEYVEKQMPLAITITDHGSVKACARLSRDFPELCVLWGVEVTAEEGDFLIFSEDTDYLSSLTVFHRSVCDLRRDEHNAVIWAHPRVPQSSGWTGPDPISKEILEVARHIDGLELYNGTMLFLATMGSVRQVYFDRLQQIATSQKLTCTAGSDAHEKESFFKCWTTFPESADTPRRMIDALKQGKVVPHYDRERFGGLQIQLLPEAQRMLGNG, encoded by the coding sequence ATGGATATCGACCTCCACCTACACACGACCTTCTCCGACTGCTCGAGCCTGAGTTACGAAACGGTCTGCGAGTACGTCGAGAAGCAAATGCCCCTGGCGATCACGATCACCGACCACGGCAGCGTCAAGGCCTGTGCGCGGCTCAGCCGCGACTTCCCCGAGTTGTGCGTGCTCTGGGGGGTCGAGGTCACGGCCGAGGAGGGCGATTTCCTGATTTTCTCAGAGGACACCGACTACCTGTCCTCTCTCACCGTGTTCCACCGCTCGGTGTGCGATCTGCGCCGCGACGAGCACAACGCAGTGATCTGGGCCCATCCGCGCGTGCCGCAATCCTCGGGCTGGACCGGACCCGACCCGATCTCCAAGGAGATTCTCGAGGTGGCGCGCCACATCGACGGCCTTGAGCTGTACAACGGCACAATGCTGTTCCTGGCGACCATGGGCTCGGTACGGCAGGTCTACTTCGACCGTCTGCAGCAGATCGCCACATCGCAGAAACTGACCTGCACTGCCGGTTCCGACGCCCACGAAAAGGAAAGCTTTTTCAAGTGTTGGACCACTTTCCCCGAATCAGCCGACACTCCGCGCCGGATGATCGATGCGCTGAAGCAGGGCAAGGTTGTTCCGCATTACGACCGCGAACGCTTCGGCGGGCTGCAGATCCAATTGTTGCCCGAGGCCCAACGGATGCTTGGCAACGGATGA
- a CDS encoding long-chain fatty acid--CoA ligase, with product MEQLTIPRMVFGRVARQGDRLAVRHRRGGVFHDLSWNQYGEAIADVARGLEALGLEEGQRTAILSNTRIEWHFADLGTQSLAGIAVGIYPTLLAEEVGFILRDCGAKVVFCEDWTQYEKVVQVRAQCPELLQIVLLDPEGVQLGADVLSLDQLRAKGAQLREADPGGFGDLLKRGKPDDLFTIIYTSGTTGRPKGAMISHNNALSVCRAIEELNIISERDVSIEYLPLAHAYERIGGMLLGLYAGGVTAIAESFETLRDDIITVQPTVMVGVPRVFEKIYDSIRNSVEQSGTARRKLFEWALSVGREALPYRLKRLPLPYQLKLRYALADKLVFTRLAQKLGGRLRFALSAAAPLSQEIIEFYFSLGVTLLQGFGMTECSAPAAITTPEDPAIGTVGKPLSCNEIKLADDSEVLIRGANVFKGYWNNPKDTAEALDDKGWLHTGDIGVIDADGNLIITDRKKHLIITAGGKNIAPVAIENALKSEPYITEALAYGDRRPYLVALLTVDEERIQSFAHEQQIQADDFATLLNNPSIKVLIDHCVEKANLTLPRFEQIKRFHILPGQFSIEDGTLTPTLKLKRRKIIERYSELIDEMYN from the coding sequence ATGGAACAGCTTACCATTCCCCGTATGGTGTTCGGCCGCGTGGCACGGCAGGGCGATCGTTTGGCCGTGCGCCATCGCCGCGGCGGGGTGTTCCACGATCTATCCTGGAACCAATACGGCGAGGCGATCGCCGACGTCGCACGGGGGCTCGAGGCGCTGGGTCTCGAGGAGGGCCAGCGCACTGCGATACTCTCCAACACGCGCATCGAGTGGCATTTCGCGGACCTGGGCACCCAGAGCCTGGCCGGCATCGCCGTGGGGATCTACCCCACGCTGCTGGCCGAAGAGGTGGGATTCATCCTGCGCGACTGCGGCGCCAAAGTCGTATTTTGCGAGGACTGGACCCAGTACGAAAAGGTCGTGCAGGTACGTGCCCAATGTCCGGAGCTGCTCCAAATTGTACTGTTGGATCCCGAGGGCGTGCAGCTCGGAGCCGACGTGCTGTCGCTCGATCAGCTACGCGCCAAGGGAGCGCAACTGCGCGAGGCCGATCCGGGCGGATTTGGCGACCTGCTCAAGCGCGGCAAGCCCGACGACCTGTTCACGATCATCTACACCTCGGGCACTACCGGCCGTCCCAAGGGGGCGATGATCTCCCACAACAACGCCCTGTCGGTCTGCCGCGCCATCGAGGAGCTAAACATCATCTCCGAGCGCGACGTATCGATCGAGTACCTGCCGCTGGCGCACGCCTACGAGCGGATCGGCGGGATGCTCCTCGGGCTCTACGCCGGCGGCGTCACCGCGATCGCCGAGAGCTTCGAGACCTTGCGCGACGACATCATCACCGTGCAGCCGACCGTGATGGTTGGAGTGCCGCGGGTGTTTGAGAAGATCTACGACTCGATCCGCAACTCGGTCGAGCAAAGCGGGACGGCTCGCCGCAAACTTTTCGAGTGGGCACTTAGCGTGGGGCGCGAGGCGCTGCCCTATCGCCTCAAACGGCTGCCGTTGCCCTACCAGCTCAAGCTGCGCTACGCCCTGGCCGACAAGTTGGTATTCACCCGGCTGGCCCAGAAGCTGGGCGGCAGGCTGCGCTTTGCGCTCTCCGCGGCCGCTCCGTTGTCCCAGGAGATCATCGAATTCTATTTCAGCCTCGGCGTGACCCTGTTGCAGGGCTTTGGCATGACCGAGTGCTCGGCTCCGGCGGCGATCACCACTCCCGAGGACCCGGCGATCGGCACGGTGGGCAAGCCGCTGAGCTGCAACGAGATCAAGCTGGCCGACGACAGCGAGGTGCTGATCCGCGGCGCCAACGTGTTCAAAGGCTACTGGAACAATCCCAAGGACACGGCCGAGGCGCTCGACGATAAAGGCTGGCTGCACACCGGAGACATCGGCGTCATCGACGCCGACGGCAACCTGATCATCACCGACCGTAAAAAGCACTTGATCATCACCGCCGGCGGCAAGAACATAGCCCCCGTGGCAATCGAGAACGCGTTGAAGTCCGAGCCGTACATCACCGAGGCGCTGGCCTACGGCGACAGGCGGCCCTACCTGGTGGCGCTGCTCACCGTGGACGAGGAACGCATCCAAAGCTTCGCCCACGAGCAGCAAATCCAGGCCGACGACTTCGCTACGCTGCTCAATAACCCGTCGATCAAAGTCTTGATCGACCACTGCGTCGAGAAGGCCAACTTGACCCTGCCGCGCTTCGAGCAAATCAAGCGCTTCCATATACTGCCCGGTCAATTCTCGATCGAAGACGGGACCCTGACGCCGACACTGAAACTCAAACGCCGTAAGATAATCGAAAGGTACTCTGAACTCATCGACGAGATGTACAACTAG
- a CDS encoding 2-hydroxyacyl-CoA dehydratase family protein, giving the protein MSEQIQRMVELAADPAATLADYRKSSGRPAMLIVPLYFPREVLDAAGFIPAEIWGAALPLDESGAFLQPTICSLMVGLFELGLSGGLEGVSGAVFPSTCDTVQNSESIWASRFPKMFVGHVVMPKITSATGAGEFIAAQIREFIAALHKATGATLDDESLARSIALGNTARAAARGLLDLAGRGLLSATERNAVYVLYNLLPFDAFIELAAAAAAQAEQRSPALDAKPVLVSGMVLGPRPVIALYDELGARIVDDDLGIGRRSIDPDVDQNGDPIVALAARQLGRRACCTIHDSQRDRAAELVEQTKACAAEGVIFSRLKFCDPEAFDYPWLSGALKEAGVPSTLLEIDLGSDAIEATTTRMQAFLESL; this is encoded by the coding sequence ATGAGCGAACAGATCCAGAGAATGGTCGAACTGGCCGCCGATCCCGCGGCCACGCTGGCCGACTACAGAAAAAGCAGCGGTCGGCCGGCGATGCTCATCGTGCCGCTGTACTTCCCACGCGAGGTGCTCGACGCCGCGGGCTTCATCCCAGCCGAGATCTGGGGCGCTGCCCTGCCGTTGGACGAGTCCGGCGCGTTTTTACAGCCGACGATCTGCTCGTTGATGGTCGGGCTGTTCGAGCTGGGACTGTCCGGCGGCCTGGAAGGGGTCAGCGGGGCTGTGTTCCCCTCGACCTGCGACACGGTGCAAAACTCCGAGAGTATCTGGGCCTCGCGTTTCCCCAAGATGTTTGTCGGCCACGTGGTGATGCCCAAGATCACCAGCGCCACGGGCGCGGGCGAGTTCATCGCGGCCCAAATCCGCGAGTTCATCGCCGCGCTGCATAAGGCCACGGGCGCCACTCTCGACGACGAGTCGTTGGCGCGCTCGATCGCCTTGGGCAACACGGCGCGCGCCGCGGCCAGAGGGCTGCTCGATCTGGCGGGGCGCGGGCTGCTCAGCGCAACCGAGCGCAACGCGGTCTACGTGCTGTACAACCTGCTGCCCTTCGACGCCTTTATCGAGCTGGCCGCAGCCGCGGCCGCCCAGGCCGAGCAGCGCAGCCCGGCCCTCGATGCCAAGCCGGTGCTGGTCTCGGGCATGGTGCTCGGGCCGCGGCCGGTGATCGCGCTCTACGACGAGCTGGGCGCGCGGATTGTAGACGACGATCTGGGCATCGGCCGCCGCAGCATCGACCCGGACGTCGACCAGAACGGCGACCCGATCGTGGCGCTGGCCGCACGGCAGCTGGGACGCCGTGCGTGCTGCACGATTCACGACTCGCAGCGCGATCGCGCGGCGGAGTTGGTCGAGCAAACCAAAGCCTGCGCAGCCGAGGGCGTGATCTTCTCGCGCCTCAAATTCTGCGACCCCGAGGCTTTCGACTACCCCTGGCTCTCCGGCGCGCTCAAAGAGGCCGGAGTACCCAGCACGTTGCTCGAGATCGACCTGGGCAGCGACGCAATCGAGGCCACAACAACCCGCATGCAAGCATTTCTGGAGAGCCTCTGA
- a CDS encoding 2-hydroxyacyl-CoA dehydratase family protein, with protein MNDKAAIPRIEATRKLKELMGIYYLEAKNAEYNNQKVAWVTSGSPVETLIAMDVIPIYPENHGAMIGVTRMGVELSEVAEGMGYSPDLCSYFRADVGQAATGNSPIAGLPKPDFLYCCDNICSTVVKWYEVQGRKYDAPVFWINTPFVPDEITPAHRSYVAGQLEQQAYAIAKLLGREFDMEHFIDVLRLSEQATRVWQECLNLCQHKPAPMSSIDSFFHMAPIVTLRGTQKCLDYYTMLRDELQDRIDKGIGTVPQEKHRLLWDNLPIWFWTKGLAELTNSLSAVFVVCTYTSSWDIGADTMLVDDPWQPMADTYLFPYINRGMEVRIRMLENWIKQFDVDGLVFHSNRSCKAYTLGQYELAKLVSERTGKPSLVIEGDMCDMRLFSEAQTVTRLEAFIESL; from the coding sequence ATGAACGACAAAGCAGCAATCCCGCGGATCGAGGCGACGCGCAAGCTCAAAGAGCTGATGGGCATCTACTATCTCGAGGCCAAGAACGCCGAGTACAACAACCAGAAGGTGGCCTGGGTCACCTCCGGCTCGCCGGTCGAGACCTTGATCGCCATGGACGTGATCCCGATCTACCCCGAGAACCACGGCGCGATGATCGGCGTGACCCGCATGGGCGTCGAACTCAGCGAGGTGGCCGAGGGCATGGGCTACTCGCCGGACCTCTGCTCGTACTTCCGCGCCGACGTGGGCCAGGCCGCAACCGGCAACAGCCCCATCGCCGGACTGCCCAAGCCGGACTTCCTCTACTGCTGCGACAACATCTGCTCCACAGTGGTCAAGTGGTACGAGGTCCAGGGGCGCAAGTACGACGCGCCGGTGTTCTGGATCAACACGCCCTTCGTGCCCGACGAGATCACCCCGGCGCACCGCAGCTACGTGGCCGGCCAGCTCGAACAGCAGGCCTACGCCATTGCCAAGCTTCTCGGGCGCGAGTTCGACATGGAGCACTTCATCGACGTGCTGCGGCTCTCCGAACAGGCGACCCGCGTGTGGCAGGAGTGCCTCAACCTCTGCCAACACAAGCCCGCGCCCATGAGCTCCATCGACAGCTTCTTTCACATGGCGCCGATCGTCACTCTGCGCGGCACGCAGAAGTGTCTGGACTACTACACCATGCTGCGCGACGAGCTGCAGGACCGCATCGACAAGGGGATCGGCACGGTCCCCCAAGAAAAGCACCGGCTGCTGTGGGACAACCTGCCGATCTGGTTCTGGACCAAGGGGCTGGCCGAGCTGACCAACAGCCTGAGCGCGGTGTTCGTGGTCTGCACCTACACCTCGAGCTGGGATATCGGCGCGGACACCATGCTCGTGGACGACCCCTGGCAACCGATGGCCGACACCTACCTCTTCCCGTACATCAACCGCGGGATGGAGGTGCGCATCAGAATGCTCGAGAACTGGATCAAACAGTTCGACGTGGACGGCCTGGTGTTCCACTCCAACCGCTCGTGCAAAGCCTACACCCTGGGCCAATACGAGCTGGCCAAGCTGGTCAGCGAGCGCACGGGCAAGCCCAGTCTGGTGATCGAGGGCGACATGTGCGACATGCGGCTGTTCAGCGAAGCCCAGACCGTCACCCGGCTCGAGGCGTTCATCGAAAGCCTCTAA
- the larE gene encoding ATP-dependent sacrificial sulfur transferase LarE has product MRNPAGRIVALREQIRGLGSALIALSGGADSALLAALAADELGESAAAATAVGPLFAQHEVERAQGLCRRLGLRHELIEFDPLHHEAFVRNPPDRCFFCKHEMLRLCREMADRLELEHVCEGTNAQELSEHRPGLAAIRELCIQTPLLDAGLDKSDVRRALAKLGLNDWVRPSSTCLATRFAHGMPITREGLRRVEACEQDLARMGFTEFRVRHHGDSARIELCEDQLSRALDPKLRRAIVTALRGHGFSFVSLDLEGFSSGKMERNADKGV; this is encoded by the coding sequence ATGCGTAACCCCGCGGGCCGGATCGTTGCCCTGCGTGAGCAGATCCGCGGACTGGGCTCGGCCCTGATTGCGCTCTCCGGCGGCGCGGACTCAGCGCTGCTCGCTGCCCTGGCCGCGGATGAGCTTGGAGAGAGTGCTGCAGCGGCAACCGCCGTGGGACCATTGTTTGCGCAGCACGAGGTCGAGCGCGCCCAAGGTTTGTGCCGCCGCCTTGGCCTGCGCCACGAGCTAATCGAGTTCGATCCGCTGCACCACGAGGCGTTCGTGCGCAACCCGCCGGATCGCTGCTTTTTTTGCAAACACGAGATGCTGCGCCTCTGCCGCGAGATGGCCGACCGGCTGGAACTGGAGCACGTGTGCGAGGGGACCAACGCCCAGGAGCTCTCCGAGCACCGTCCGGGCCTGGCCGCAATCCGCGAGCTTTGCATACAAACGCCACTGCTCGACGCGGGCCTGGACAAGTCCGATGTACGGCGCGCCTTAGCCAAGTTGGGGCTAAACGACTGGGTCCGGCCTTCATCAACCTGCCTGGCCACGCGCTTTGCCCACGGCATGCCGATCACCCGCGAGGGTCTGCGTCGGGTGGAGGCCTGCGAGCAGGACCTGGCCCGGATGGGGTTTACAGAGTTCCGCGTGCGACACCACGGCGATAGCGCGCGCATCGAGCTTTGCGAAGATCAACTCAGCCGGGCCCTGGATCCCAAGCTGCGGCGCGCCATCGTGACTGCCCTGCGCGGCCATGGCTTTTCCTTTGTCAGCCTCGACCTCGAGGGCTTCTCAAGCGGCAAGATGGAGCGTAACGCTGACAAAGGGGTGTAA